Proteins encoded together in one Streptomyces sp. NA04227 window:
- a CDS encoding acetate--CoA ligase family protein, whose amino-acid sequence MLGSTHGTLTTHGRRGPAGEEPHPAHTGERGADPVRDDVDVSGRPLHLGIPDLDRLFRPDTVTVIGASDTDGDPATPLTAQLCTWAERIGARLHLVGTPQGSPYGLPRAAPVTEAADLAVLLHTDPGPLFGQLAEAKVKFIVVVGEAHAARHDAARGTDTAAQFPPGGFPPGPLSGAHRRTPTTPGFTPRLLGPTTGLGTFEPLRDDLTGPAIALITRTEDEGRPLLGLQQLGVRLSHWAETGSGAGTRARPETGGGAQIGDGAGIGRGAQFDTGARIGTGAQIGTGAQIGTGTQIGTGTQIGTGTQIGTGAETAATAGAAAADHALKHPLTTADFLAYFAEQPEVGAIACCLGPLHDGRAFLLAADHAARRRTPVVVMRTTTEPDRAPTTLNPSPGPGPGPGPISTPTPTSTPTSVLDAALRQYGVIRVDTPDQLQDTAALLARARPPQAEGVAVHSLSPAAAAHFRALAAEAGLRLAAPPAPPAPPAALNPTTPESLLSDPAVGTLVCPLPTPSAPGIEVYVRELATLAERTDKLVCVVWGSPLGTEPAYRTTLLGSARVATFRTVAHCLTALRAHLDHHRFVTRYRSPFDEAPRTPSPSLRKADALIRPGTRLSEHAAKQLLRAYGIRVPREQLVTSAAAAVRAAAQVGYPVALKASGPRLAHRFERGLVRLGLSAASQVRDAYRELTEIARYEGVALDGVLVCQMVERGVEMAVRVSRDAVFGPTVSLRLGGVLAEALRDEALAVPPFGEDRARAMLGELSGRGLLDGVRNLPPADVDALVEVVLRVQRLALELDGRIAELDVDPLMVLPQGSGAVALGAVAVCD is encoded by the coding sequence ATGCTCGGATCGACCCATGGCACCCTCACCACCCATGGCCGCCGCGGCCCGGCGGGCGAGGAGCCCCATCCGGCGCACACGGGCGAGCGGGGCGCGGACCCGGTACGGGACGACGTGGACGTCAGCGGCCGCCCGCTCCACCTCGGCATACCGGACCTCGACCGCCTGTTCCGCCCCGACACGGTGACCGTGATCGGCGCGAGCGACACCGACGGCGACCCCGCCACCCCGCTCACGGCCCAACTCTGCACCTGGGCCGAGCGGATCGGGGCACGGCTCCATCTGGTGGGTACGCCTCAGGGAAGCCCGTACGGACTGCCTCGCGCCGCGCCGGTCACCGAAGCGGCGGACCTCGCCGTCCTGTTGCACACGGATCCGGGACCGCTCTTTGGCCAACTCGCCGAGGCCAAGGTCAAGTTCATCGTCGTGGTGGGCGAAGCACATGCGGCACGGCACGATGCGGCACGCGGCACGGACACGGCGGCTCAATTCCCGCCCGGCGGCTTCCCGCCCGGCCCCCTGTCGGGTGCACACCGCCGAACGCCCACCACCCCCGGCTTCACCCCCCGCCTGCTCGGTCCCACTACAGGCCTCGGCACCTTCGAGCCCCTCCGCGACGACCTCACCGGCCCCGCGATCGCCCTGATCACCCGTACCGAGGACGAGGGCCGCCCACTGCTCGGCCTACAGCAACTGGGCGTACGGCTCTCGCACTGGGCCGAGACGGGCAGCGGAGCCGGAACCCGTGCCCGGCCCGAGACCGGCGGCGGAGCCCAGATCGGTGACGGAGCCGGGATCGGCAGAGGGGCCCAATTCGACACAGGGGCTCGGATCGGCACAGGGGCCCAGATCGGTACAGGGGCCCAGATCGGTACAGGGACCCAGATCGGTACAGGGACCCAGATCGGTACAGGGACCCAGATCGGTACCGGAGCCGAAACCGCCGCCACGGCAGGGGCCGCAGCGGCGGACCACGCCCTGAAACACCCCCTCACCACAGCGGACTTCCTCGCCTACTTCGCCGAGCAGCCCGAAGTCGGCGCCATCGCCTGCTGCCTCGGCCCGCTGCACGACGGCCGCGCCTTCCTGCTCGCCGCCGACCACGCGGCCCGCCGCCGTACCCCCGTCGTGGTCATGCGTACGACCACCGAACCGGACCGCGCGCCCACCACCCTCAACCCGAGCCCCGGCCCCGGCCCCGGCCCCGGCCCAATCTCCACCCCCACCCCCACCAGCACCCCCACCTCCGTACTGGACGCAGCCCTACGCCAATACGGCGTAATCCGAGTGGACACCCCCGACCAACTGCAGGACACCGCAGCCCTGTTGGCCCGTGCGCGCCCGCCGCAGGCGGAGGGCGTCGCCGTCCACTCCCTCTCCCCCGCTGCCGCCGCCCACTTCCGCGCCCTCGCCGCGGAAGCGGGCCTGCGACTCGCCGCTCCACCCGCCCCACCCGCTCCACCCGCCGCCCTCAACCCCACCACCCCCGAATCCCTCCTCTCCGACCCGGCGGTGGGCACCCTCGTCTGCCCCCTGCCCACCCCTTCCGCACCCGGAATCGAGGTGTACGTAAGGGAATTGGCGACCCTGGCGGAGCGGACCGACAAGCTGGTGTGTGTGGTGTGGGGTTCACCTCTCGGCACCGAACCCGCGTACCGCACCACGCTGCTCGGCTCCGCTCGCGTGGCGACCTTCCGCACGGTCGCCCACTGCCTCACCGCGCTCCGCGCCCACCTGGACCACCACCGCTTCGTCACCCGGTACCGCTCGCCCTTCGACGAGGCGCCCCGCACCCCCTCCCCCAGCCTGCGCAAGGCGGACGCGCTGATCCGGCCGGGCACCCGGCTGAGCGAGCACGCGGCCAAGCAACTGCTGCGCGCGTACGGGATCAGGGTGCCGCGCGAGCAGTTGGTGACCAGTGCGGCGGCGGCCGTACGGGCCGCCGCCCAGGTCGGCTACCCGGTGGCCCTGAAGGCGTCCGGCCCCCGGCTCGCGCACCGTTTCGAACGCGGACTGGTACGGCTCGGGCTGAGCGCGGCCAGCCAAGTACGCGACGCCTACCGGGAGTTGACGGAGATCGCCCGCTACGAGGGGGTGGCCCTCGACGGGGTGCTGGTCTGCCAGATGGTGGAGCGGGGTGTGGAAATGGCGGTACGGGTGTCCCGTGACGCCGTGTTCGGTCCGACGGTCTCGCTCCGGCTCGGTGGGGTACTGGCCGAGGCACTACGGGACGAGGCACTCGCGGTACCGCCCTTCGGCGAGGACCGCGCCCGCGCGATGCTCGGTGAACTGAGCGGCCGCGGCCTGCTCGACGGCGTGCGTAACCTCCCGCCCGCCGACGTCGACGCCCTGGTCGAAGTCGTCCTGCGGGTGCAGCGGCTCGCCCTCGAACTCGACGGCAGAATCGCCGAGTTGGACGTGGACCCGCTCATGGTGCTGCCCCAGGGCAGCGGCGCGGTCGCCCTCGGCGCGGTCGCGGTCTGCGATTAG
- a CDS encoding ATP-binding protein, giving the protein MQELQVQLEVGADPAEVGRARRWVRARLAGSGMDAEEHVAQTLVLLVSELVTNAVVHTGCPAVLRLRIPHPAVLGPDGTVRVEVDDRSTLPPCPRRADDEETGGRGLELVEGLADRWGWQREGSGKRIWCEIDRCGGPSAAPQRTAAGTRTGFGGFAFGVA; this is encoded by the coding sequence GTGCAGGAGCTTCAGGTGCAGCTGGAGGTCGGGGCCGATCCCGCGGAAGTGGGGCGGGCGCGCAGATGGGTACGCGCGCGACTGGCGGGCTCGGGGATGGACGCCGAGGAGCACGTGGCCCAGACCCTGGTGCTGCTGGTCTCCGAACTCGTCACGAACGCCGTGGTGCACACCGGCTGTCCGGCCGTACTGCGCCTGCGCATCCCGCACCCCGCCGTCCTCGGCCCCGACGGCACGGTCCGGGTGGAGGTCGACGACCGCAGCACCCTGCCGCCCTGTCCGCGCCGGGCGGACGACGAGGAGACCGGCGGCCGCGGCCTGGAACTAGTCGAGGGCCTCGCCGACCGCTGGGGCTGGCAGCGCGAGGGCAGCGGTAAGCGGATCTGGTGCGAGATCGACCGCTGCGGCGGCCCGAGCGCCGCGCCGCAGCGCACCGCGGCCGGTACGCGTACGGGGTTCGGCGGGTTCGCGTTCGGGGTGGCTTGA
- a CDS encoding pyridoxal 5'-phosphate synthase: MPSFDTESAPDTPLPLFHDWFAQAAAAGQAEPQTMSLATSDEDGRADVRIVMLHGADAEGWWFATHAGSRKGRQLRTTPYATLGFYWSVQGRQVRVRGAVRAQSGEAGQADLRARSTGALASALVGRQSELLDSYDQLARASEAAWKRAGREPDAQAPSWTLYLLEPDEVEFFQGDIHRRHVRLRYRRSAHQPPIWQKELLWP, encoded by the coding sequence CTGCCCTCCTTCGACACCGAGAGCGCGCCGGACACCCCGCTCCCCCTCTTCCACGACTGGTTCGCGCAGGCCGCGGCGGCCGGGCAGGCGGAGCCGCAGACGATGTCGCTGGCCACCTCGGACGAGGACGGGCGGGCGGACGTACGCATCGTGATGCTGCACGGGGCCGATGCCGAAGGCTGGTGGTTCGCGACGCATGCGGGGAGCCGTAAGGGCAGGCAGTTGCGGACGACGCCGTATGCCACGCTCGGCTTCTACTGGTCCGTGCAAGGGCGCCAAGTACGAGTGCGCGGTGCCGTACGGGCGCAGTCGGGGGAGGCGGGGCAGGCGGATCTGCGGGCGCGTTCGACGGGAGCGTTGGCTTCGGCGCTGGTCGGCAGGCAGAGCGAACTGCTCGATTCCTACGACCAGTTGGCACGGGCATCCGAGGCGGCCTGGAAGCGGGCGGGCCGTGAACCCGACGCCCAGGCACCGAGTTGGACCCTGTACCTGCTCGAACCGGACGAGGTCGAGTTCTTCCAGGGCGACATCCACCGACGGCACGTACGCCTCCGCTACCGCCGCTCCGCCCACCAACCCCCCATCTGGCAAAAGGAATTGCTCTGGCCCTGA
- a CDS encoding EF-hand domain-containing protein: MGSSEYERKIASRFAGFDQDGNGFIDREDFSGAAKALIDEFGVTARSDKGQAVYIGAEAFWQGMAGIADVDGDQRVSRQEFVTGAVKRLADNPVRFAEIARPFLRAVLALADEDGNGVTLQAAERVLRTLNVPADVAAKAAAALDSEHDGRISEDETLAAFAAYYTTPEV; the protein is encoded by the coding sequence ATGGGCAGCAGCGAGTACGAGCGCAAAATCGCCTCCCGGTTCGCCGGATTCGACCAGGACGGCAACGGCTTCATCGATCGCGAGGACTTCAGCGGCGCCGCCAAGGCCCTGATCGACGAGTTCGGCGTCACCGCCCGGTCCGACAAGGGGCAGGCGGTGTACATCGGTGCCGAGGCCTTCTGGCAGGGCATGGCCGGGATCGCCGACGTCGACGGCGACCAGCGCGTCAGCCGCCAGGAGTTCGTCACCGGAGCCGTCAAGCGTCTCGCCGACAACCCGGTGCGCTTCGCCGAGATCGCCCGGCCGTTCCTGCGGGCGGTGCTCGCACTCGCCGACGAGGACGGCAACGGCGTGACGCTCCAGGCCGCCGAGCGCGTCCTGCGCACCCTCAACGTCCCCGCCGACGTCGCCGCGAAGGCCGCCGCCGCTCTCGACTCCGAGCACGACGGGCGGATTTCGGAGGACGAGACCCTCGCCGCCTTCGCCGCGTACTACACGACCCCGGAGGTCTGA
- a CDS encoding NAD(P)/FAD-dependent oxidoreductase has product MPHSSHHGQLPHSRLPQDQPPRRTEDHPVYVIGGGPGGLAVARELRGRGVRAVVLERAESVGGSWRRHYDRLRLHTSRRASSLPGLPIPRRFGRWVGRDDMVRYLEKYAEHHELEVVTSVEVSRIERTEDGEGWLLHASGGRRLTGSAVVVAAGYSHTPHLPDWAGSESYTGELLHAAHYRDPRPYRDRDVLVVGAGNTGADIAVDLAEGGAAQVRLAVRGAPYLVRRSVLGVPVHRAGIVLRRLPAPLVRWLTRVGVRVAVQDLTAYGLPRPDAGISARAPLGTLPVLGTGLVRAVRKRKVVPVAAVEAFEGDKVLLADGSRLAPEVVIAATGYRPGLQPLVGHLDVLDERGLPRVRGARSPRHAPGLFFTGYTNPISGMLRELALDARKIAKKIAKQAARHR; this is encoded by the coding sequence ATGCCCCACTCGTCACACCACGGCCAACTCCCCCACAGCAGGCTCCCCCAGGACCAACCACCCCGCCGCACCGAGGACCACCCGGTCTACGTCATCGGCGGCGGGCCGGGCGGTCTGGCGGTGGCACGTGAGTTGCGGGGGCGGGGCGTACGGGCCGTGGTGCTCGAACGGGCGGAGAGTGTCGGCGGGTCCTGGCGGCGGCACTACGACCGGCTGCGGCTGCACACCTCCCGCCGCGCCTCCTCGCTGCCCGGCCTGCCCATCCCGCGCCGGTTCGGGCGCTGGGTGGGCCGCGACGACATGGTGCGCTACCTGGAGAAGTACGCGGAGCACCACGAGCTGGAGGTCGTCACCTCGGTGGAGGTCTCCCGCATCGAACGGACCGAGGACGGCGAGGGCTGGCTGCTGCACGCCTCCGGCGGCCGTCGGCTGACCGGCAGTGCCGTGGTGGTGGCGGCCGGGTACAGCCACACCCCGCACCTGCCCGACTGGGCGGGCTCCGAGAGCTACACCGGCGAGCTGCTGCACGCCGCCCACTACCGCGACCCCCGCCCCTACCGCGACCGCGACGTCCTCGTGGTCGGCGCGGGCAACACCGGTGCGGACATCGCCGTGGACCTGGCCGAGGGCGGGGCCGCGCAGGTACGGCTCGCGGTGCGCGGAGCGCCGTATCTGGTGCGGCGTTCCGTGCTCGGCGTGCCCGTGCACCGGGCGGGGATCGTGCTGCGGCGGCTGCCGGCCCCACTCGTCCGGTGGCTGACCCGGGTCGGGGTACGGGTGGCGGTGCAGGACCTCACCGCGTACGGGCTGCCGCGCCCGGACGCCGGAATCTCGGCTCGGGCACCGCTGGGCACCCTCCCGGTGCTGGGCACGGGCCTGGTCCGCGCCGTGCGGAAGAGGAAGGTGGTACCGGTGGCCGCGGTCGAGGCCTTCGAGGGTGACAAGGTCCTCCTGGCCGACGGCAGTCGTCTGGCGCCCGAGGTGGTGATCGCGGCGACCGGCTACCGGCCGGGCCTTCAGCCCCTGGTCGGCCACCTCGACGTCCTGGACGAGCGCGGGCTGCCGCGGGTCCGCGGCGCCCGCAGCCCGCGGCACGCCCCCGGCCTCTTCTTCACCGGCTACACCAACCCCATCAGCGGCATGCTCCGCGAACTGGCCCTGGACGCACGGAAGATCGCGAAGAAGATCGCGAAGCAGGCCGCCCGCCACCGCTGA
- a CDS encoding ABC-F family ATP-binding cassette domain-containing protein has product MGHLEAAHVEYYLPDGRALLGDVSFRVAEGSAVSLVGPNGAGKTTLLRLLAGELQPHGGTVTVSGGLGVMPQFVGSVRDERTVRDLLVSVAPPRIKAAAAAVDTAEEAIMTVDDEAAQMRYAQALSDWAEAQGYEAETRWDICTMAALGVPYEKAQWRRVNTLSGGEQKRLVLEALLRGPDEVLLLDEPDNYLDVPGKRWLEDQLRSTRKTVLFVSHDRELLARAAEKIVSVEPGPSGADVWVHGGGFGTYHEARKERFARFEELRRRWDEKHAQLKKLVLSLQQAAAVSHEMASRYAAAQTRLRKFEEAGPPPEPPREQDITMRLRGGRTGVRAVTCEQLELTGLMQPFDLEVFYGERVAVLGSNGSGKSHFLRLLAGEDVAHTGAWKLGARVVPGHFAQTHAHPELLGRTLLDILWLDHARDRGAAMSALRRYELTAQAEQPFDRLSGGQQARFQILLLELAGTTALLLDEPTDNLDLDSAEALQEALEAYEGTVLAVTHDRWFARSFDRFVVFGSDGRLRETTEPVWDERRVERKR; this is encoded by the coding sequence ATGGGACATCTCGAAGCGGCGCACGTGGAGTACTACCTGCCGGACGGACGTGCGCTGCTCGGCGACGTCTCGTTCCGGGTCGCGGAGGGCTCCGCGGTCTCCCTGGTCGGGCCGAACGGCGCGGGCAAGACCACCCTGCTGCGTCTGCTCGCCGGTGAGCTCCAGCCGCACGGCGGCACCGTGACGGTCAGCGGCGGGCTCGGGGTCATGCCGCAGTTCGTCGGCAGTGTGCGCGACGAGCGGACGGTGCGCGACCTGCTGGTCTCGGTCGCGCCGCCACGTATCAAGGCCGCCGCGGCGGCGGTGGACACCGCCGAGGAAGCGATCATGACGGTCGACGACGAGGCGGCCCAGATGCGCTACGCCCAGGCACTCTCCGACTGGGCCGAGGCCCAGGGCTACGAGGCCGAGACCCGCTGGGACATCTGCACCATGGCCGCGCTCGGCGTCCCGTACGAGAAGGCGCAGTGGCGGCGGGTGAACACGCTCTCCGGCGGTGAGCAGAAGCGGCTCGTACTGGAGGCGCTGCTGCGCGGCCCCGACGAGGTGCTGCTGCTCGACGAGCCGGACAACTATCTCGACGTGCCCGGCAAGCGCTGGCTCGAGGATCAGCTCCGGTCGACCCGTAAGACCGTGCTGTTCGTCTCCCACGACCGCGAACTGCTCGCCCGCGCGGCCGAGAAGATCGTGAGTGTGGAGCCGGGGCCGTCCGGGGCGGACGTGTGGGTGCACGGCGGCGGCTTCGGTACGTATCACGAGGCGCGCAAGGAACGCTTCGCGCGCTTCGAGGAGTTGCGGCGCCGCTGGGACGAGAAGCACGCCCAGCTGAAGAAGCTGGTGCTCAGCCTGCAGCAGGCGGCCGCGGTCAGCCACGAGATGGCCTCGCGGTACGCGGCCGCGCAGACCAGGCTGCGCAAGTTCGAGGAGGCGGGGCCGCCGCCGGAGCCGCCGAGGGAACAGGACATCACGATGCGGCTGCGCGGCGGCCGTACCGGGGTGCGGGCCGTCACCTGCGAGCAACTGGAACTGACCGGCCTCATGCAGCCGTTCGACCTGGAGGTCTTCTACGGGGAGCGGGTGGCCGTACTCGGTTCCAACGGCTCGGGCAAATCGCACTTCCTGCGGCTCCTCGCGGGTGAGGACGTGGCGCACACGGGCGCCTGGAAGCTCGGCGCCCGCGTGGTGCCCGGCCACTTCGCGCAGACCCACGCCCACCCCGAACTCCTCGGCCGCACCCTCCTGGACATCCTCTGGCTCGACCACGCCCGTGACCGCGGCGCCGCGATGTCCGCACTGCGCCGCTACGAGCTCACCGCCCAGGCGGAGCAGCCCTTCGACCGGCTCTCCGGCGGCCAGCAGGCCCGGTTCCAGATCTTGCTGCTCGAACTCGCCGGTACGACGGCCCTGTTGCTGGACGAGCCGACGGACAACCTCGACCTGGACAGCGCCGAGGCCCTTCAGGAGGCGCTGGAGGCGTACGAGGGGACGGTGCTCGCGGTGACCCACGACCGGTGGTTCGCCCGTTCCTTCGACCGGTTCGTGGTGTTCGGCTCGGACGGGCGACTGCGGGAGACCACCGAGCCGGTCTGGGACGAGCGGCGGGTCGAACGCAAGCGCTGA
- a CDS encoding STAS domain-containing protein: MTLKVTEGRQGGWVVLHVSGEMDLVTSPVLRQGVHEAVAEGRRSIVVDLSDVMFCDSSGVGVLIATRRLIRSCRGRLRVILPARGAVDGSHVNRVLAALGVRRLFDVYPDVAAAVDEAREPLSA, from the coding sequence GTGACGCTCAAGGTGACCGAAGGCAGACAGGGCGGCTGGGTCGTCCTGCACGTGTCCGGAGAGATGGACCTGGTGACGTCTCCCGTACTGCGGCAGGGCGTGCACGAAGCGGTCGCCGAGGGCCGGCGCTCCATAGTCGTGGACCTGTCCGACGTGATGTTCTGCGACTCCAGCGGCGTCGGCGTGCTGATCGCCACCCGCCGTCTGATCCGCTCCTGCCGGGGCAGGCTGCGCGTCATCCTCCCGGCCCGCGGCGCGGTGGACGGCTCCCATGTGAACCGCGTCCTCGCGGCGCTCGGCGTACGGCGCCTGTTCGACGTGTACCCGGACGTCGCCGCCGCGGTGGACGAGGCGCGCGAACCGCTGTCCGCCTGA
- a CDS encoding GlxA family transcriptional regulator: MAPIRRPARPHSAAASRHRVVVLAMDGLLPFELGIPQRIFGLAKDAHGHPLYEILTCALRAGPVRTDGDFAVLVDHGPELLATADTVVVPASYELGPVHEEGRLTGELAAALGHIRPGTRLVAICTGGYVLAAAGYLNGRPATTHWASADHFQELFPKVEVDADVLFVDDGDVLTSAGVAAGIDLCLHIVRRDHGTAVANEVARRTVVPPHRDGGQAQYIERPLPEPQLATTTAARAWALDRLHEPIQLRDLAEREAMSVRTFTRRFREEVGVSPGQWLTRQRVERARQLLESSDLSIDQIAQDAGFGTAQSMRQHLQSALGVTPTAYRRTFRTAGR; encoded by the coding sequence ATGGCTCCGATCCGCCGCCCGGCGCGGCCACACAGCGCGGCGGCCTCCCGGCACCGGGTGGTCGTTCTGGCCATGGACGGCCTGCTGCCCTTCGAACTCGGCATCCCGCAGCGCATCTTCGGCCTGGCCAAGGACGCCCACGGACACCCGCTGTACGAGATCCTGACCTGTGCGCTGCGGGCGGGCCCGGTCCGGACCGACGGCGACTTCGCCGTCCTGGTGGACCACGGCCCCGAACTCCTCGCCACCGCCGACACGGTGGTCGTGCCGGCCTCCTACGAGCTCGGCCCGGTGCACGAAGAGGGCAGGCTCACCGGGGAACTCGCGGCGGCGCTCGGCCACATCAGACCCGGCACCCGGCTGGTGGCGATCTGTACGGGCGGGTACGTACTGGCCGCCGCGGGCTACCTCAACGGCCGGCCCGCCACCACGCACTGGGCCTCGGCCGACCACTTCCAGGAGTTGTTCCCGAAGGTCGAGGTCGACGCGGACGTGCTGTTCGTGGACGACGGCGACGTCCTGACCTCGGCCGGGGTGGCCGCCGGGATCGACCTGTGCCTGCACATCGTGCGCCGCGACCACGGCACCGCGGTCGCCAACGAGGTGGCCCGCCGTACGGTGGTGCCGCCGCACCGGGACGGCGGACAGGCCCAGTACATCGAACGCCCGCTGCCGGAACCGCAGTTGGCGACCACCACGGCGGCCCGGGCCTGGGCCCTGGACCGGCTGCACGAGCCGATCCAGCTGCGCGACCTGGCCGAACGCGAGGCGATGTCGGTACGGACCTTCACCCGCCGCTTCCGCGAGGAGGTCGGCGTGAGCCCCGGCCAGTGGCTGACCCGTCAACGGGTGGAGCGGGCACGGCAGTTGCTGGAGTCCAGCGACCTGAGCATCGACCAGATCGCCCAGGACGCGGGGTTCGGCACGGCCCAGTCGATGCGCCAGCATCTGCAGTCCGCCCTGGGGGTGACCCCCACCGCGTACCGCCGCACGTTCCGCACGGCCGGACGGTGA
- a CDS encoding MFS transporter — MTQISSEAAAVRGPVRPPRRVHRAWFVAAVAFVTIIGAAAFRSLPGLLFDPLHEEFGWSRGTIGAAVSVNLALYGLTAPFAAALMDRFGVRRVVAVALTVIAVGSGITVWMTEPWQLLLCWGVLVGLGSGSMALAFAATVTNRWFTERRGLVTGILTAASASGQLIFLPLLSWIVEEHDWRPAAVTVSLAALAVVPFVWLLLHDHPDDVGLRPYGATAHVPKPAPVTGAARRALRVLATASRTGTFWLLAGSFAICGASTNGLIQTHFIPAAHDHGMPVPAAASLLAVIGIFDIIGTIASGWFTDRFEARRLLAVYYALRGISLLFLPILLAPDVNPPMIFFIVFYGLDWVATVPPTLALCREHYGDDSAIVFGWVLASHQLGAALVAGLGGLARDVFGSYNVVWYASGALCAAAALMVLVIRRVRPL, encoded by the coding sequence GTGACCCAGATCTCCTCCGAAGCCGCCGCCGTGCGTGGCCCCGTCCGGCCTCCCCGACGGGTTCACCGTGCCTGGTTCGTCGCCGCCGTCGCCTTCGTGACGATCATCGGCGCGGCGGCCTTCCGCTCCCTGCCCGGCCTCCTCTTCGACCCGCTGCACGAGGAGTTCGGCTGGTCGCGCGGCACGATCGGAGCCGCCGTCTCGGTCAACCTCGCGCTCTACGGGCTCACCGCGCCGTTCGCCGCCGCGCTGATGGACCGGTTCGGTGTGCGGCGGGTGGTCGCCGTCGCCCTGACCGTGATCGCCGTCGGCTCGGGAATCACCGTGTGGATGACCGAGCCCTGGCAGCTGCTGCTCTGCTGGGGCGTGCTTGTCGGCCTCGGCAGTGGCTCGATGGCGCTGGCCTTCGCGGCGACCGTCACCAACCGCTGGTTCACCGAGCGGCGCGGCCTGGTGACCGGCATCCTGACCGCGGCCTCCGCCTCCGGCCAGCTCATCTTCCTGCCGCTGCTGTCCTGGATCGTCGAGGAACACGACTGGCGCCCGGCGGCCGTCACCGTCTCCCTCGCCGCGCTCGCCGTCGTCCCGTTCGTCTGGCTGCTCCTGCACGACCACCCGGACGACGTGGGCCTGCGCCCCTACGGCGCCACCGCACACGTACCCAAGCCCGCACCCGTCACCGGCGCCGCCCGCCGCGCCCTGCGGGTACTGGCTACCGCCTCCCGTACCGGCACCTTCTGGCTGCTCGCCGGATCCTTCGCGATCTGCGGCGCCTCCACCAACGGGCTGATCCAGACCCACTTCATCCCCGCCGCCCACGACCACGGCATGCCGGTGCCCGCCGCCGCCTCCCTGCTCGCGGTGATCGGCATCTTCGACATCATCGGCACCATCGCCTCCGGCTGGTTCACCGACCGCTTCGAGGCCCGCCGCCTGCTCGCCGTCTACTACGCGCTGCGCGGCATCTCCCTCCTCTTCCTGCCGATCCTGCTGGCCCCCGACGTCAACCCGCCGATGATCTTCTTCATCGTCTTCTACGGCCTGGACTGGGTGGCCACCGTCCCGCCCACCCTCGCCCTGTGCCGCGAGCACTACGGGGACGACAGCGCCATCGTCTTCGGCTGGGTCCTCGCCTCGCACCAGCTTGGCGCCGCCCTGGTGGCCGGACTCGGCGGCCTTGCCCGCGACGTCTTCGGCTCGTACAACGTCGTCTGGTACGCCTCCGGGGCGCTGTGTGCGGCGGCCGCGTTGATGGTGCTGGTGATTCGGCGGGTGCGACCGTTGTGA
- a CDS encoding sigma-70 family RNA polymerase sigma factor, producing MASDVSPRWDRRMQQRLARGESAALGEVYDRFASLVHALAHRVLGEEAAADAVTLDVFTRLWERPESFDPARSGLRAWIAALAHRLAVERLRRTEAAALVGGGEGTSEDLDRKVREASVAARADYIVTSMPAPLRAALELAYFQRRDYRQTAADLGIAEEESRRRLRLGLQLLATAHDVNGPGGPSPGPGRSA from the coding sequence ATGGCGAGCGACGTATCGCCGCGCTGGGACCGCAGGATGCAGCAGAGGCTGGCCCGCGGCGAGTCGGCGGCGCTCGGCGAGGTCTACGACCGTTTCGCCTCCCTGGTGCACGCGCTCGCCCACCGGGTGCTCGGCGAGGAGGCGGCCGCCGACGCCGTGACCCTGGACGTGTTCACCCGGCTCTGGGAGCGGCCCGAGTCCTTCGACCCGGCGCGCTCGGGACTGCGCGCGTGGATCGCGGCGCTGGCGCACCGGCTCGCGGTGGAGCGGCTGCGGCGTACTGAGGCGGCCGCGCTGGTCGGCGGCGGCGAGGGCACCAGCGAGGACCTGGACCGCAAGGTGCGCGAGGCGTCGGTGGCGGCCCGCGCCGACTACATCGTGACCTCGATGCCCGCTCCGCTGCGCGCCGCCCTCGAACTCGCCTACTTCCAGCGGCGCGACTACCGGCAGACGGCCGCCGACCTCGGCATCGCCGAGGAGGAGTCCCGCCGCCGCCTGCGCCTCGGCCTGCAACTCCTCGCCACGGCCCACGACGTGAACGGCCCCGGCGGGCCGTCGCCCGGACCGGGGAGGTCCGCGTGA